In Argonema galeatum A003/A1, one DNA window encodes the following:
- a CDS encoding phosphoribulokinase — MTSKPDRVVLIGVAGDSGCGKSTFLRRITDLFGKEFVTVICLDDYHSLDRKQRKETGITALDPRANNFDLMYEQIKALKNGQAIDKPIYNHETGMIDPAEVVQPNHIVVVEGLHPLYDERVRSLMDFSVYLDISDEVKVAWKIQRDMAERGHRYEDVIAAINSRRPDFTAYIEPQKEFADVVIQVLPTQLLKEDKEGKILRVRLIQKVGVEGFEPAYLFDEGSTIDWRPCGTKLTCSYPGIKMYYGPDAYYGHAASVLEVDGQLDNLEQVIYIESHLSKTATKYHGELTHLLLQHREYPGSNNGTGLFQVLTGLKMRATYERLTAKEAKIAATANV; from the coding sequence ATGACCAGTAAGCCGGATCGCGTGGTTCTAATTGGCGTCGCCGGAGACTCCGGATGCGGTAAATCCACATTTTTGCGCCGCATAACGGATTTGTTTGGCAAAGAGTTCGTTACAGTGATCTGTCTGGACGATTACCACAGTTTGGACAGAAAGCAGCGCAAAGAAACAGGGATTACCGCGCTTGACCCCAGAGCCAACAATTTTGACCTGATGTACGAGCAAATCAAAGCGCTCAAAAACGGTCAGGCGATCGATAAGCCGATTTACAATCACGAAACCGGCATGATTGACCCAGCAGAGGTGGTGCAGCCGAATCACATTGTGGTGGTAGAGGGACTGCATCCTCTGTACGACGAACGGGTGCGATCGCTCATGGACTTCAGCGTATACCTAGACATCAGCGATGAAGTCAAAGTTGCCTGGAAAATCCAGCGGGACATGGCCGAGCGGGGCCACCGCTACGAAGACGTGATTGCTGCCATCAACTCTCGACGCCCTGACTTTACCGCCTACATTGAGCCGCAGAAAGAATTTGCCGATGTTGTGATCCAAGTATTGCCCACGCAATTGCTCAAGGAGGACAAAGAAGGTAAGATTCTGCGCGTGCGCCTAATCCAGAAAGTTGGAGTGGAAGGCTTTGAACCAGCCTACCTATTTGACGAAGGGTCAACTATTGACTGGAGACCCTGCGGCACAAAACTCACCTGCTCCTACCCAGGTATCAAGATGTACTACGGGCCAGATGCCTATTACGGTCACGCCGCCTCAGTTCTGGAGGTGGATGGACAATTAGACAATCTGGAACAAGTAATTTATATCGAGAGCCATCTGAGCAAAACTGCGACCAAGTACCACGGCGAGCTGACCCATCTGTTGCTCCAGCACCGGGAATATCCCGGTTCTAACAACGGAACGGGACTCTTCCAAGTGCTGACGGGTCTGAAAATGCGGGCTACCTATGAACGGTTGACCGCCAAGGAAGCCAAGATTGCGGCTACGGCTAACGTTTAG
- a CDS encoding Uma2 family endonuclease translates to MSSLTIKDLEKLQTEHPDYRMELVGGNIVVMSPSGYESEEVATEAARLLGNWIKPRQLGRVTCSGAGFILPNSDIRAPDVSFVLAERLRKSPRSFAELAPDLMVEVKSPSDSVKSLRTKIEEFLAVGTKVGILINPEKHIVEIYRSGQDVVILGDGDVLTITDLLPGWSVAIADLWSPEFE, encoded by the coding sequence ATGTCATCTTTGACGATTAAAGACTTAGAAAAACTACAAACAGAGCATCCAGATTATCGCATGGAGCTAGTTGGAGGGAACATCGTTGTTATGAGTCCATCAGGTTATGAATCAGAAGAAGTGGCAACCGAGGCAGCAAGACTGCTGGGTAACTGGATAAAACCGCGTCAGCTAGGAAGAGTAACTTGTTCTGGTGCTGGTTTCATTCTACCAAATTCAGATATTCGCGCACCTGATGTGTCCTTTGTCCTAGCAGAAAGGTTGCGGAAAAGTCCGCGTTCCTTTGCTGAATTAGCTCCTGATTTGATGGTAGAAGTTAAATCTCCTAGCGATAGCGTCAAATCTTTGAGAACGAAGATAGAAGAATTCTTAGCTGTGGGGACAAAAGTTGGTATTTTGATTAACCCGGAAAAGCATATTGTAGAGATATATCGATCGGGCCAAGATGTAGTAATTTTAGGTGATGGTGATGTGTTAACTATTACCGATTTACTACCTGGATGGTCAGTAGCAATTGCAGATTTGTGGTCGCCTGAGTTTGAGTAG
- a CDS encoding protein kinase domain-containing protein, which translates to MELLHQPGDIIAEKYRIIDTLGQGGSGTTYLAEDLQSAQRVALKALSLHRMTDWKKMELFEREARILAQLNHSSIPHYLEYFHVDTPQDRSFYIAQQLAEGKSLAALVESGWRTDENGVRQIAMQILEILVYLHKLTPPVIHRDIKPQNIIRREDGQIFLVDFGAVQDTYHNTFMRGSTVVGTFGYMAPEQFRGQAVPTTDLYGLGATLLFLLTHRSPGDLPTDRLKIDFRSRVQISEQFADWLEKMLEPDVEDRFPSAKEALAVLQGKRIINGKARHSVSRKTIVGLGVAVIVSGSVLNYYKYVLLNTSGITPTSVYEAVYKGDVDTVRRYLEQGGNVNAKYGYDGKTPLHWAARFNSKEVAELLIAKGADVNAKDKDGKT; encoded by the coding sequence ATGGAACTGCTGCACCAGCCCGGAGACATAATTGCAGAAAAATATCGCATCATAGACACCTTGGGGCAAGGCGGAAGCGGGACAACCTACCTTGCGGAAGATTTACAAAGCGCTCAGAGAGTGGCATTGAAAGCTTTATCGCTCCATCGGATGACTGACTGGAAGAAGATGGAGCTATTTGAGCGAGAAGCCAGAATTCTGGCACAACTCAATCATTCCAGCATACCCCATTACCTAGAATACTTTCATGTAGACACGCCCCAAGACCGTTCATTCTACATCGCGCAACAACTTGCCGAAGGAAAATCCTTAGCAGCACTGGTGGAAAGTGGCTGGCGAACTGATGAAAATGGAGTGCGGCAAATAGCGATGCAGATATTGGAAATTCTGGTTTATTTGCACAAGCTGACACCACCAGTCATCCACCGAGATATCAAGCCGCAAAACATTATTCGCCGAGAAGATGGGCAAATATTTTTAGTAGATTTTGGGGCAGTGCAAGACACCTATCACAATACCTTCATGCGGGGTAGTACAGTGGTGGGAACCTTCGGCTACATGGCACCAGAACAGTTTCGGGGACAAGCAGTTCCCACAACAGATTTGTATGGTTTGGGAGCAACATTACTGTTTTTGCTAACGCATCGTTCCCCTGGAGATTTGCCCACTGATAGATTGAAAATAGATTTTCGTTCTCGCGTGCAGATTTCCGAACAGTTTGCTGACTGGTTGGAGAAGATGTTAGAACCGGATGTGGAAGATAGATTTCCTTCAGCAAAAGAAGCGCTAGCGGTGCTGCAAGGGAAGCGGATAATTAATGGGAAAGCGCGTCATTCCGTATCGCGGAAAACAATAGTCGGATTGGGAGTTGCAGTAATTGTTTCTGGTAGTGTACTTAATTATTACAAATATGTCTTGCTAAATACTTCTGGAATTACACCAACATCGGTATACGAAGCAGTCTATAAGGGAGACGTTGATACTGTTAGGCGTTATCTAGAGCAAGGTGGTAACGTCAATGCCAAATACGGATATGATGGCAAGACCCCATTGCACTGGGCGGCACGGTTTAACAGCAAGGAAGTGGCAGAACTGCTGATTGCTAAAGGTGCAGATGTCAATGCCAAAGACAAAGATGGCAAGACCC
- a CDS encoding ankyrin repeat domain-containing protein, whose product NSKEVAELLIAKGADVNAKDKDGKTPLHWAARRNSKEVAELLIAKGADVNAIDKDGKTPLQWAIRYNSKEMAELLKSHGAQY is encoded by the coding sequence TAACAGCAAGGAAGTGGCAGAACTGCTGATTGCTAAAGGTGCAGATGTCAATGCCAAAGACAAAGATGGCAAGACCCCATTGCACTGGGCGGCACGGCGTAACAGCAAGGAAGTGGCAGAACTGCTGATTGCTAAAGGTGCAGATGTCAATGCCATAGACAAAGATGGCAAGACCCCATTGCAATGGGCGATACGGTATAACAGCAAGGAAATGGCAGAACTGCTTAAAAGTCACGGCGCGCAATACTAA
- a CDS encoding serine/threonine protein kinase, whose protein sequence is MELLHQPGEIIAQRYRILDTLGQGGVGITYQAQDLQNSQQVALKALSLRRMADWKVLELFEREARILSELNHPGIPRYLDYFQMDTVEDRSFYIVQQLAPGKTLAALVESGWKPDEAEVKSLAIQILEILVYLHSLTPPVIHRDIKPQNIILRSPLAPLNKGGKQSQIAPLRKGDKDQDILAPLERSIRATDVSIRKGDKDQDILAPLVKGGWGDLFLVDFGAVQDTYHNTVTGGSTVVGTYGYMAPEQFRGQAVLSTDLYGLGTTILFLLTGKSPADLPQRKLKINFRSHVRVSSEFADWLEKMLSPVIEDRFSSAKQALAVLRGELLISTLRSTKPQKPKDTPITLTKIENKLVVEIPSVWLRNNHSLLFGSIPLVGYGFFLLVLFWIFKEIFPEPLKDINTLFLVIFLTLFGSIGLFILLRIGVRRSGTFLFGGLFCTKLEIDQSNFRLQGKIRGSTQDILQGNLCNIRLPFSKKPFTFCVLQERRRKHRFGLFLTQQENEWLMGEIADFLKEVR, encoded by the coding sequence ATGGAACTGCTACACCAGCCCGGAGAAATTATTGCTCAACGCTATCGGATTCTAGATACATTGGGACAAGGTGGAGTCGGCATCACCTATCAAGCCCAAGACTTGCAAAACTCTCAACAAGTGGCACTGAAAGCTTTGTCACTGCGCCGGATGGCAGATTGGAAGGTTTTAGAACTATTTGAACGAGAAGCCCGGATTCTCTCTGAGCTTAATCATCCTGGTATCCCGCGTTATCTAGACTATTTCCAAATGGATACTGTCGAAGATCGCAGTTTCTACATTGTCCAACAACTGGCACCAGGGAAGACCCTTGCGGCGCTAGTCGAGAGTGGGTGGAAGCCTGATGAAGCCGAGGTGAAATCTTTAGCGATTCAAATCTTAGAAATCCTGGTTTATTTGCACAGTCTCACACCTCCTGTGATTCACCGCGATATCAAACCGCAAAACATTATTTTGCGATCCCCCCTTGCCCCCCTTAACAAGGGGGGTAAACAGAGTCAAATTGCCCCCCTTCGCAAGGGGGATAAAGATCAAGATATTCTTGCCCCGTTGGAAAGGTCTATTCGTGCCACGGATGTATCAATTCGCAAGGGGGATAAAGATCAAGATATTCTTGCCCCCCTTGTTAAGGGGGGTTGGGGGGATCTATTCCTAGTAGATTTTGGGGCAGTGCAGGACACTTATCACAACACCGTTACTGGGGGTAGTACGGTAGTAGGAACTTATGGTTACATGGCGCCCGAACAGTTTCGGGGACAAGCAGTATTATCGACAGATTTGTATGGTTTAGGAACAACAATACTTTTTTTGTTGACTGGAAAATCCCCTGCCGATTTACCACAGCGCAAACTAAAGATTAATTTCCGCTCCCATGTCAGAGTTTCTTCTGAGTTTGCAGACTGGTTGGAAAAGATGCTCTCTCCAGTAATAGAAGACCGATTTTCATCGGCAAAGCAAGCATTAGCTGTGTTGCGGGGTGAACTGTTGATTAGCACATTGCGATCGACAAAACCCCAAAAACCGAAGGATACTCCTATCACCTTGACAAAAATTGAAAATAAACTTGTGGTAGAGATTCCGTCTGTTTGGTTACGCAACAATCATAGCCTACTTTTCGGGAGCATTCCCTTAGTTGGATACGGATTTTTTTTGTTAGTGCTGTTCTGGATATTCAAGGAAATCTTCCCCGAACCACTTAAAGATATCAACACCCTGTTTCTTGTGATATTCTTAACTTTATTTGGGTCGATTGGGTTGTTCATTTTGCTGCGGATTGGGGTGCGTAGATCTGGTACTTTCCTATTCGGAGGGCTATTTTGTACCAAGTTAGAGATCGATCAGTCTAATTTCCGACTACAAGGTAAAATTCGGGGAAGCACACAGGATATTTTACAGGGAAACCTGTGCAATATAAGGTTGCCATTCAGTAAAAAACCCTTTACGTTTTGTGTGCTTCAGGAGAGGAGACGCAAACATCGTTTTGGCTTATTTTTGACTCAGCAGGAAAACGAGTGGCTGATGGGAGAGATCGCAGATTTTTTGAAGGAAGTGCGATAG
- a CDS encoding papain fold toxin domain-containing protein: protein MSAIASNYENLKCVECALALKDYLLSQGIHGKHIKLYTGTAIGRSSYIYDDSIPGEPISLNGCHQGIIILIDAVEIVFDNHHPNGVPRDEWMNNLLFYGKLHYGQQFKVTEKEF from the coding sequence TTGAGTGCGATCGCTAGTAATTATGAAAACCTTAAATGTGTTGAATGCGCTCTAGCACTCAAAGATTACTTGCTATCTCAGGGTATTCACGGTAAGCATATCAAACTTTACACCGGAACAGCCATAGGTCGAAGTAGCTACATTTATGATGATAGCATCCCAGGAGAGCCTATTTCCTTAAATGGTTGCCATCAAGGAATTATAATTTTGATCGACGCAGTAGAAATAGTTTTTGATAACCATCACCCTAATGGAGTTCCCAGAGATGAATGGATGAATAATCTATTATTTTATGGTAAACTACATTATGGCCAGCAATTTAAAGTAACAGAAAAAGAATTTTAA
- a CDS encoding papain fold toxin domain-containing protein: MSSKKEVNITQINAEQLLELSAITLTYENLKCVECASAIENYLSSQGIHGKRIKLYTGDGASWDSRIYDDSVPGDAISVNGRHEGITIAIDGIETVFDNHHPEGIPKNEWLVNLQFHSKILFGQQFQVTEEYF; encoded by the coding sequence GTGTCCTCTAAAAAGGAGGTAAATATTACTCAGATTAATGCCGAGCAACTTTTGGAATTGAGCGCGATAACTCTCACTTATGAAAACCTTAAATGTGTAGAATGCGCTAGTGCGATCGAGAATTACTTAAGCTCTCAAGGTATTCATGGGAAGCGCATCAAACTATACACTGGTGATGGAGCAAGTTGGGACAGCCGTATTTATGATGATAGTGTCCCTGGAGATGCTATTTCAGTTAATGGTCGCCATGAAGGAATTACAATTGCGATCGACGGTATAGAAACTGTTTTTGATAACCATCATCCTGAAGGAATACCTAAAAATGAATGGCTGGTAAATTTGCAGTTTCATAGTAAAATATTATTTGGTCAGCAGTTCCAGGTAACAGAAGAGTATTTTTAG
- a CDS encoding Uma2 family endonuclease, protein MFAVVTPEKIHLPAGAIVRLPGNWQDYQKLVEQLGDRSIPRIKYRPGEILLMSPLPAHGREAHIIAMVVIVLLDYLERDYEAFTPITMDLPEIRGIEPDYCFYINNWAAVAGKDRINWGVDPSPDLVIEIDVTSYTDVNDYLPYRVPEVWIYKRKRLVIYSYREEGYEVVHNSRYFPTMNISEMLIECFQIAGDRNTSTAIRELRRKLESEK, encoded by the coding sequence ATGTTTGCTGTCGTTACACCAGAGAAAATCCATTTGCCCGCAGGTGCAATTGTACGGCTACCTGGCAATTGGCAAGACTATCAGAAACTCGTCGAGCAATTGGGCGATCGATCTATCCCCCGCATCAAATATCGACCAGGAGAAATTCTGTTAATGTCCCCTTTACCCGCTCATGGACGTGAAGCTCACATCATCGCGATGGTAGTTATCGTTCTCCTCGATTACTTAGAAAGAGACTATGAGGCATTTACTCCGATTACAATGGATTTGCCAGAAATAAGGGGCATTGAACCAGATTACTGTTTTTATATCAATAACTGGGCGGCAGTTGCAGGCAAAGATCGCATTAATTGGGGTGTCGATCCATCTCCCGATCTAGTAATAGAAATAGATGTTACTAGCTACACGGATGTAAATGATTATTTGCCCTATCGAGTACCAGAAGTTTGGATATACAAACGGAAAAGACTTGTAATTTATAGCTATCGGGAAGAAGGCTATGAAGTTGTGCATAACAGCCGCTATTTTCCGACAATGAATATTTCGGAGATGCTGATAGAGTGTTTTCAAATTGCTGGCGATCGCAATACTAGCACAGCTATTCGCGAGTTGCGGCGAAAACTGGAGAGTGAGAAATAA
- a CDS encoding carbonic anhydrase: MNHSPNCPTCRGIKRRHFLGIIPGALSLAILSAPQPALAEKTATTFVLSCIDFRFIEAERYFLSLKNLSNKYDLVALAGASLALSGIPHQADAQAFWDQLELSYRLHHIQKVIILDHQDCAIYADKIDPELSENPEREQEVHTEYLSRAYWEIRDRYPDLNIELYFVTLNAEVKPISPIPKG, translated from the coding sequence ATGAACCACAGTCCCAATTGTCCAACTTGCAGAGGTATCAAGCGCCGCCACTTTCTCGGAATCATCCCAGGGGCGCTATCTCTAGCTATTCTATCAGCCCCTCAACCAGCATTAGCCGAAAAAACTGCCACCACTTTTGTACTCAGTTGCATAGATTTTCGCTTTATCGAAGCAGAACGGTACTTTTTGTCCCTGAAAAATCTCAGCAATAAATATGATTTAGTAGCCCTTGCAGGTGCTTCCTTAGCCTTAAGTGGAATTCCTCATCAAGCCGATGCACAAGCCTTTTGGGATCAATTAGAATTATCTTATCGCTTGCACCATATCCAAAAAGTAATTATCCTCGATCATCAAGATTGTGCGATTTATGCAGATAAGATTGACCCGGAACTGAGTGAAAATCCTGAAAGAGAGCAGGAGGTGCATACGGAATACCTAAGTCGGGCTTATTGGGAAATACGCGATCGCTATCCTGATTTGAATATAGAATTATATTTTGTGACTCTCAATGCGGAAGTAAAGCCTATTTCGCCAATCCCTAAAGGGTAA
- a CDS encoding GxxExxY protein: MNRRDAEEAETRELGEEMSQLTYAVIGAAIEVHRVLGPGFLESVYQEALEVEFRMRGIPCQPQKPVAVTYKGNQVGKGILDFLVSDVLIVELKAVEKLAPIHEAQVMSYLKMTNHRLALLINFNVPVLKDGVKRIILSS; the protein is encoded by the coding sequence ATGAACCGCAGAGACGCAGAGGAAGCAGAGACAAGAGAGTTGGGAGAGGAGATGAGTCAGCTGACTTATGCTGTGATTGGGGCGGCGATTGAGGTGCATCGGGTTTTGGGGCCAGGATTTTTGGAGTCGGTTTATCAGGAAGCGTTAGAAGTAGAATTTCGGATGCGTGGGATACCTTGTCAGCCTCAGAAGCCGGTAGCAGTGACTTACAAAGGTAATCAGGTAGGCAAGGGAATATTAGATTTTCTCGTTAGTGATGTCCTAATTGTGGAATTGAAAGCTGTCGAAAAACTAGCTCCCATCCACGAAGCCCAAGTTATGTCTTATCTGAAAATGACCAACCATCGCCTCGCCCTTCTCATCAACTTCAACGTCCCCGTCCTCAAAGATGGGGTCAAACGCATCATTCTCTCTTCTTAA
- a CDS encoding valine--tRNA ligase — MTANLPPQYDPFTTEAKWQKFWEEKQIFKADPNAGGDPYSMAIPPPNVTGSLHMGHALGQTIMDIVVRYHRMKGRNTLWVPGTDHASIAVHVMLERELEKEGKTRDDLGREKFLDRAKQWKNNSGGAIVNQMRRLGISVDWSRERFTMDEGLSLAVAEAFVRLYDEGLIYRGNYLVNWCPATQSAVSDLEVEDREVNGNLWHFRYPLTDNSGYLEVATTRPETMLGDTGVAVNPNDNRYKDLIGKTVMLPIMNREIPIVADELVDPSFGTGCVKVTPAHDPNDFEMGNRHNLPFINIMNKDGTLNENAGSFQGQDRFVARKNVVERLENDGFLVKIEDYKHTVPYSDRGKVAIEPLLSTQWFVKIRPLADRALQFLDEQNSPEFVPQRWTKVYRDWLVKLKDWCISRQLWWGHQIPAWYAISETHGEITDSTPFVVARTEVEAKEKAVSQFGQNVKLVQDPDVLDTWFSSGLWPFSTLGWPEKTREVEFYYPTSTLVTGFDIIFFWVARMTMMAGYFTDQMPFKDVYIHGLVLDENGEKMSKTKGNGIDPLLMIDKYGTDALRYTLVKQVAGAGQDIRFDYIREKDESPSVETSRNFTNKLWNASRFAMMNLDGQTPQDLGNPTPTLPVDGEGVGEEFGVDKIKVPPVDGGEDEIKVPPVDGGVDKIKVPPVDGGVDKIKVPPVDGGVDEIKVPPVDGGVDEIKVPPVDGGDLGGVLELSDRWILSRYYQTVQQTCDYIDNYGLGEAAKGLYDFFWGDFCDWYIELVKSRLQKDADANSKKVAQQTIAFVLEGILKLLHPFMPHITEEIWHTLTQSGEDKSLALQAFPKADVTLINPDLEQDFALLINTIRTLRNLRAEVDIKPGAKVTAILQSESEKERQILRSGESYIQTLAKVENLTITPSLDGEIGQNIAGVVGTVQALIPLAGIIDVVALSAKLQKKLTKVEGEIKSVSGRLSNPNFVDKAAPEVVQGAKDALAEAEKQTEILRERLKQLG; from the coding sequence ATGACTGCAAACCTTCCTCCTCAATACGATCCCTTTACTACCGAAGCCAAATGGCAAAAGTTCTGGGAAGAAAAACAAATCTTTAAAGCAGACCCGAATGCAGGCGGCGACCCCTACAGCATGGCGATTCCGCCACCCAATGTGACTGGTAGTTTGCACATGGGTCACGCTTTGGGACAAACGATCATGGATATTGTCGTCCGCTACCACCGGATGAAGGGACGCAATACTCTCTGGGTACCAGGAACGGATCATGCTAGTATCGCTGTCCACGTGATGCTGGAAAGGGAACTGGAAAAAGAAGGCAAAACTCGCGATGATTTGGGTCGCGAGAAGTTTCTCGATCGCGCAAAGCAGTGGAAAAATAATTCTGGTGGCGCAATTGTTAACCAAATGCGTCGTTTGGGTATTTCTGTTGATTGGTCGCGGGAACGCTTCACAATGGATGAGGGCTTATCTCTTGCGGTCGCGGAGGCTTTTGTTCGACTCTACGATGAAGGGTTGATTTATCGCGGCAATTATTTGGTGAATTGGTGTCCCGCTACTCAGTCGGCTGTCTCGGATTTGGAGGTTGAGGATCGGGAAGTTAATGGAAATTTGTGGCATTTCCGTTATCCTCTTACTGATAATTCGGGTTATTTGGAGGTAGCAACAACTCGGCCAGAAACGATGTTGGGTGATACGGGTGTGGCGGTTAATCCTAATGATAACCGTTACAAAGATTTAATTGGCAAAACGGTAATGCTCCCAATTATGAATCGGGAAATTCCGATCGTTGCTGATGAGTTGGTCGATCCCAGTTTCGGTACTGGTTGTGTGAAGGTGACGCCAGCGCACGACCCGAATGACTTTGAGATGGGAAATCGTCACAACTTGCCGTTTATCAATATTATGAATAAGGACGGCACTCTGAATGAAAATGCAGGGTCTTTCCAAGGTCAAGACCGTTTTGTCGCCCGCAAAAATGTGGTGGAACGGCTTGAAAATGATGGATTTTTGGTGAAGATTGAGGATTATAAGCATACTGTACCTTATAGCGATCGCGGTAAAGTTGCGATCGAACCTCTTCTCTCTACTCAATGGTTTGTCAAAATTCGGCCATTGGCCGATCGAGCGTTACAATTCTTGGATGAGCAAAACTCACCGGAATTTGTACCTCAACGCTGGACAAAGGTCTATCGCGATTGGTTGGTAAAGTTAAAGGATTGGTGTATCTCTCGTCAGTTGTGGTGGGGTCATCAAATCCCGGCTTGGTATGCTATCAGTGAAACTCATGGGGAAATTACTGATAGTACGCCGTTTGTGGTGGCGCGGACTGAGGTGGAAGCAAAAGAAAAAGCTGTTTCACAATTTGGCCAAAATGTCAAGTTAGTACAAGATCCAGATGTTCTTGATACTTGGTTTTCTTCTGGTTTGTGGCCTTTTTCTACTTTGGGTTGGCCGGAAAAAACTCGCGAAGTAGAATTTTACTATCCAACTTCTACTTTAGTTACTGGTTTTGACATCATCTTTTTCTGGGTTGCTAGAATGACGATGATGGCAGGATATTTTACAGATCAAATGCCGTTCAAAGACGTTTACATTCACGGTTTGGTGTTGGATGAAAACGGCGAAAAAATGTCTAAAACTAAGGGGAATGGCATTGACCCTTTGTTGATGATTGACAAATATGGTACTGACGCTTTGCGTTATACTCTGGTCAAGCAAGTCGCTGGTGCTGGTCAAGATATCCGCTTTGATTATATTCGCGAAAAGGATGAGTCGCCTTCGGTAGAAACGTCTCGCAATTTCACTAACAAACTGTGGAATGCTTCGCGGTTTGCAATGATGAATTTGGATGGACAAACGCCGCAGGATTTGGGGAACCCCACCCCAACCCTCCCCGTGGACGGGGAGGGAGTAGGAGAAGAATTCGGTGTGGACAAAATCAAAGTCCCCCCTGTGGACGGGGGGGAGGATGAAATCAAAGTCCCCCCTGTGGACGGGGGGGTGGACAAAATCAAAGTCCCCCCAGTGGACGGGGGGGTGGACAAAATCAAAGTCCCCCCTGTGGACGGGGGGGTGGACGAAATCAAAGTCCCCCCTGTGGACGGGGGGGTGGACGAAATCAAAGTCCCCCCTGTGGACGGGGGGGATTTAGGGGGGGTTCTAGAATTATCCGATCGCTGGATTCTCTCGCGCTATTATCAAACAGTGCAGCAAACCTGCGATTATATCGATAATTACGGTTTGGGAGAAGCTGCTAAAGGACTGTACGATTTCTTCTGGGGTGATTTCTGTGATTGGTACATTGAATTAGTGAAGTCTCGTCTGCAAAAAGATGCTGATGCTAATTCTAAAAAGGTTGCCCAACAAACTATCGCTTTTGTGTTGGAAGGAATCCTGAAATTACTGCATCCTTTCATGCCCCATATTACTGAGGAAATTTGGCATACTCTCACTCAATCTGGTGAGGATAAATCATTAGCTTTGCAAGCTTTTCCAAAAGCAGATGTAACGCTAATTAATCCTGATTTGGAACAAGATTTCGCTCTGCTAATTAACACAATTCGCACTTTGCGAAATCTCCGCGCTGAAGTGGATATTAAACCGGGTGCGAAAGTAACCGCAATCTTGCAAAGTGAAAGCGAAAAAGAACGGCAAATACTGAGATCTGGCGAGAGTTATATTCAAACCTTAGCCAAGGTGGAAAACCTCACAATTACTCCTAGTTTGGATGGAGAAATTGGCCAAAATATCGCGGGTGTTGTCGGTACTGTGCAAGCTTTAATTCCGCTAGCTGGTATCATAGATGTGGTAGCTTTAAGCGCCAAATTGCAGAAAAAATTAACCAAAGTGGAAGGGGAAATTAAATCTGTTTCTGGGCGTTTAAGCAATCCTAATTTTGTGGATAAAGCTGCGCCGGAAGTGGTGCAAGGTGCTAAAGATGCTTTGGCGGAAGCGGAGAAACAAACGGAAATATTGCGCGAGAGATTGAAGCAATTGGGCTAA
- a CDS encoding DUF2281 domain-containing protein: MSTDTALWKAVLNMPDDLKKELLHYAEYLLEKYPNAKENTKEAEEISEKPRLAGSMKGTFVLPLPDDFDEPLEDFEEYM; this comes from the coding sequence ATGAGTACGGATACTGCTTTATGGAAAGCCGTTCTTAATATGCCAGATGATCTCAAGAAAGAACTTTTGCATTATGCAGAATATTTGCTTGAAAAGTATCCAAATGCTAAAGAAAATACCAAAGAAGCCGAAGAAATTTCTGAAAAACCTCGTTTAGCGGGTTCAATGAAAGGAACTTTTGTTTTGCCTCTGCCGGATGATTTTGATGAACCACTGGAAGATTTTGAGGAATATATGTAA
- a CDS encoding ribbon-helix-helix domain-containing protein — translation MSISLTSDQERFIQTKLQAGKYRSAQEILEIALRLLDEYDRADTAWVEDVREKIDAAISTSDQTPPIDGETFVSQVLERFGASASDTKMSRYVINILASGNRGRLEI, via the coding sequence ATGAGCATCAGTCTCACTTCTGACCAAGAACGTTTTATTCAAACCAAGCTGCAAGCTGGGAAATACCGATCGGCCCAAGAAATCCTGGAAATTGCCTTGCGATTGCTGGATGAATACGATCGGGCCGATACCGCATGGGTTGAGGATGTGCGAGAAAAAATTGACGCCGCCATCTCAACTTCAGACCAAACACCACCCATTGACGGCGAAACTTTTGTCAGTCAAGTTCTAGAACGTTTCGGTGCAAGCGCGTCAGACACAAAAATGAGCCGCTACGTTATCAACATTCTCGCTAGCGGAAATCGAGGGCGCTTAGAAATCTGA